The Rhodothermales bacterium sequence CCCAAGGGCGGAAGAAAACACCCCGAACAGAGTCTGATCAACATCGATACGAGCAACATCCTCTTCATCTGTGGCGGAGCATTCGATGGTCTCGATGAGTTGATCTCACACCGTATGTCCACGAGCAGCATCGGCTTCCTTACGGACTCACAGACAAAGATGGACCGGCGCGACCCGGGCATCTTTCACCATGTCGAACCAGATGATCTTCTGCGATTCGGGCTGATACCAGAACTGATTGGACGCCTGCCCGTGAGCGCAGCGCTGAGTGGTCTGTCGGACGAAGCGATGAAGAGCATTCTGACCAGGCCGAAAAACGCACTCATCAAGCAGTACCAGAAGCTCTTCGCCATGGACGGCATCGAGCTGGTTTTCGATGAGGACGCGTTGAATGCGGTCGTTGAGAAAGCCCGCATGCTCGGTACGGGCGCACGCGGTCTCCGAGCCGTCATGGAGGACACGATGCTCGAGGTCATGTTCGACATCCACGCGCATCCGGACATTCAATCCTGTCGTATTACGTTGTCGACAGTAGAATCGAACGAGCGACCGGTTCTTGAGAAACGAAAGGCGTCGGCCTGACGAGAAGCGCCGGTGAACGTGTACATTCTCTGATGCACGGGCCTGCACAGCTGATGTTCGGATCTGCAAGACCGGCGCTGTTATCACCTCTTCGTTTCTCCCGAGCTCTCACGCATTGGACTGGTCATGGCTGACAAGCTACAGGCTACGGGAAGCGTCCGATCGTATACGTCGGCACTGTGGACCTTCCTCAATACGAGGCCCGTCTTTCTGTGGGCGCAGGCGATCGCGTTCAAGTCGCTTGTCGCGATCATCCCGATTGCCGCGATTCTCATGGGCCTGCTGGGCTCGGCACTGCCTCAACTGGTCCGCGACCTGGTTCCAAATGTTCAGCGGGACTGGCTGACCCAGTTCCTTGAGAGCCTCAATCAGTCGAGCAGTTCACTCACCGTTTTCGGTGCTGCGGGCCTTCTGTTCGTCGCCGTCACGCTCTTCTCCACTGTGCGATCGGTCCTGGCCGGCGTGTTTGAGGAATCAGATCGCGGAGGCCTCGGCGTACTCCTCGGGTACCTGTCGGATCTTCGCATGACGGTTCAAATCGGCCTGTTCTTTTCGCTCTCACTGGCCATCTCGTTCGCTCTTCAGGCAGTGAACATTTCGGACCTGAGTTTTCTGTCGCACATCGGCCTGGACCGACTGTGGATCCAGACCGGTTGGCGCCGCGCACTACAGATAGCCGGACTTGCGGTGCCCGCCATACTTTCCGGCGCAGTGTTCTTTCAACTCTACTATTTCGTACCGCAGCAGACACCGCGAAAACGAAGCGCACTCGCCGGGGCCATATTCGCAGCCGTGCTGACGGAGATGGCCAAAGTGGCGTTTGCCGTTTATGCTTCACGCGCCGGGCTGCTGACGCGCTATGCGGAGTCCGGTGACAGCGGGCTTGGAGATGTGTTCGGAGTGGTGATCGCCTTCGTCGTCTGGGCCTATTATTCCGGGCTGATATTCATCCTGGGCGCCTTCGTCGTTCTGATCCACCAGTCACGAAACCCGGAGACCGTCGAGTCGCCTCCGCGAGGATCGAACCGGCCACAAGGCATATGAATTGCAAGAGATTAGCCTCGCCGGAACTGCCATAAACGGAACCATTCCGCCGGCGGGTGCTTAATCTCTCGACAACAACTTCAACAACTCGTGTGCTTCGGTCATGAAGGGTCAGTACATCTCGCTGGCAACCGGTATCGCCCTGCTTGCCATCTTCAGCGCCTGCCGGGAACCGACCATCAATCGTTCGGAAGAGGGTGTTCTGTTTCTGGGTTCCGAGGAGTCTTCGGACGTCGTCGAGCGGGTCATTTCGCCCGGACAGAGAACGGTTGTGCTCAACGGATTCGCGGGATCTATTAGTCTCGTCGGAAGCGACTCGGATGTTGCCCGGTTTACGATCACCCGCACGGCACGCGGAGACTCGCCCGCAGAGGCTCAGAGCCAACTGCGCAACCTCGATATCGAGGAGGTCGGCGACGACCTGACGTATCGCTACAACTTCACGGCGTCACAGAATGCGTTGAGCCGCTTCGACGTGACGGGTGCGGTGCCCGCAGGCACGCCCATTAAGATTCAGTGGGTCGCTGGTAACATCACGATCGACGGCATCTCAGGAAAAGTGGAAGTTCAGAATCAGCACGGCGATGTGGGCTACTCCGGCCCGAGTTCAACGGTACGTCTTCGAACCCGAAACGGATCGGCAGCGGCCACCCTTACGTCAACCGCGAATACATTCGATGTGGCCCTTCTCACCGCCAACGGCGATGTCTCGGCACACGTATCGCCACTTGCTTCCGGAAACATTGAGGCCACAACGTCGGCCGGTGCAGTCAGCACCGACTCAATCGGCTTCGTTTCGGAATCGTATTCACCTGCGGATGCAGGCGCCCGATTTCGCGGACGACTTGGACAGGGTGCAGGCCAGATCTCCCTTGCGACTCAGCACGGATCGGTCCGCATAAGTGCGTATGTTGCCCCTGCCGTGACGCCTGCAGAGGCTGTTGAAGCGGCCATGCCGGAAGAACAGGGCGCTCAGGTGCTGCCAGACTCCCTTATCCCGGCGACGGAGCCGGTCCCGTCGTCAAGCACTCCGGCCGATTCTCTGCATTGAACCGGTGGGCGCAGCGCGTATTGCCCCGCCGATAACCATGATCGTCTCGACGGTGGCTCAGCGGTCTCTGCATAGCTTGAGAACGACGAATCGATTATGGCCCATCGCCATGATGGAGTCCCGCCGCATAAGAAAAGCGTCCGCCATGTGGTGGACCATCGCGGCACTGGTCGCTCTCTTCGTGCCCGTGGCGACCCACGCCCAGGCACCGCTATTCTATGCAAACGACGGCACGCTCGTCCGGAAGATCTCCTTCAAGTACGTGGATCAACGTACACTCGAAGCCGACGAGCTGAAGCAGAAGATCGTCACGACGTCACCGACGACCGTCGACCGCATTAAGCGATACATCCCGTTCGTTTCGCCCACTCGACATCGGTTCGATCCCGTCGTTCTTCAGAAAGATGTCGTCAGACTTCGTCGGCATTATCGAGAGCATGGATTTCTTTTTGCGGAGGTTGACTATCCGGCGAGCCAACTCGACACGACGCATAACACGATCCACGTCATCTTTTCGATCGTAGAGGGCCCGCCTCTTATCCTGCAGGATTTCGGTTTCTACGACTCCGACGGCAACTATACACTCGACGC is a genomic window containing:
- a CDS encoding YihY/virulence factor BrkB family protein, encoding MADKLQATGSVRSYTSALWTFLNTRPVFLWAQAIAFKSLVAIIPIAAILMGLLGSALPQLVRDLVPNVQRDWLTQFLESLNQSSSSLTVFGAAGLLFVAVTLFSTVRSVLAGVFEESDRGGLGVLLGYLSDLRMTVQIGLFFSLSLAISFALQAVNISDLSFLSHIGLDRLWIQTGWRRALQIAGLAVPAILSGAVFFQLYYFVPQQTPRKRSALAGAIFAAVLTEMAKVAFAVYASRAGLLTRYAESGDSGLGDVFGVVIAFVVWAYYSGLIFILGAFVVLIHQSRNPETVESPPRGSNRPQGI